The following proteins are co-located in the Nitrospinota bacterium genome:
- a CDS encoding glycosyltransferase, with protein MNRAHDMKILTFNWHTPYLSLLARLNHEFEVAPPNLEGAPMGSWDETMRPIPSNVKLVSAAVAKERLAAPGYYGLMLAHNVKDIVMAQPFNLPKILVFHNRLSTEAQLGGKLDIAPAYRESVRQLVSNIYCVFISASKRNDWGLAGDIILPGVDTSLYGGYTGEIRRALRVGNNMKLRDLMTGYTLAEETMAGLPGVVMGMNPDIPGASVSKGWEELKAAYRANRALLNTTTPRWEDGYNLVMLEAMATGMPVVSLANPTSPITDGVDGFTGHDAGQLRTKVMKLLDGPELARAMGAEGRRTVERLFPIGAFLEKWETAIARAVECHPGSPKYVEDIIVAGRDKAVFKRPNPEGKNIILSYTSYPVTAASYLHRALGAKHNILTVGARLTPDIIRAWDLHGLKEEAGIHDIHTPDLTVDAEFMLERLPDDMNPDFFLWVETGLGKSPAGLGKLHIPKAAYFIDTHLHMARHIEAAKDFDAVFLAQRAYIPEFKKRGIANVFWLPLACDPDIHGMRGMDKKYDVGFVGSMGDPRRVALLQTLAEKVDVRYERFFMREMADFFCSCRIVFNNAIKNDLNMRVFEAMCSGSLLLTDHADGLTDFFRNGEHLVIYNDGNIAGKALHYLSHPRELQQIAEAGRRAALARHTYAHRVDEIVRVMENLNS; from the coding sequence ATGAACAGGGCGCATGACATGAAAATCCTCACCTTCAACTGGCACACCCCGTATCTTTCGCTGCTCGCGCGGCTGAATCACGAATTCGAGGTGGCCCCGCCAAACCTTGAAGGGGCTCCAATGGGATCGTGGGACGAAACCATGCGCCCCATTCCCTCCAACGTAAAGCTCGTGTCCGCCGCCGTGGCCAAAGAGCGCCTGGCCGCGCCAGGGTATTACGGCCTTATGCTGGCCCACAACGTCAAGGACATCGTGATGGCGCAGCCCTTCAACCTGCCGAAGATTCTTGTGTTCCACAACAGGCTCTCCACCGAGGCGCAGCTTGGCGGCAAGCTGGACATCGCCCCGGCATATCGTGAAAGCGTCCGCCAGCTTGTTTCCAACATATATTGCGTGTTCATATCGGCCAGCAAGCGTAACGACTGGGGCCTTGCCGGGGACATCATCCTGCCGGGGGTGGACACCTCTTTGTATGGCGGATATACAGGGGAAATCCGGCGCGCGCTACGCGTGGGGAACAACATGAAACTGCGCGACCTTATGACCGGCTACACGCTGGCCGAAGAGACGATGGCCGGCCTGCCAGGCGTGGTCATGGGGATGAATCCGGACATCCCCGGCGCGTCCGTGTCAAAGGGATGGGAGGAGCTGAAGGCCGCCTACCGGGCAAACAGGGCGCTGCTCAACACCACCACCCCCAGATGGGAGGATGGGTATAATTTAGTTATGCTCGAAGCGATGGCCACGGGGATGCCGGTGGTGTCGCTTGCCAATCCCACATCCCCGATAACCGACGGGGTGGACGGATTCACCGGCCATGACGCCGGACAGTTGCGGACGAAGGTGATGAAGCTTTTGGACGGTCCGGAGCTTGCGCGGGCCATGGGGGCGGAGGGGCGGCGGACCGTGGAGCGGCTTTTCCCCATCGGCGCGTTCCTGGAAAAGTGGGAGACGGCGATTGCGCGTGCGGTGGAATGCCACCCGGGAAGCCCCAAATACGTGGAAGACATCATTGTGGCTGGCCGTGACAAAGCGGTGTTCAAAAGGCCAAACCCGGAGGGGAAAAACATCATCCTCTCCTACACATCCTATCCTGTCACCGCCGCCAGTTACCTTCACAGGGCTCTCGGCGCAAAGCACAACATCCTCACCGTGGGAGCCAGGCTCACCCCGGACATAATACGCGCGTGGGACCTTCACGGACTCAAGGAAGAAGCCGGAATCCACGACATCCACACGCCGGACCTGACAGTTGACGCCGAATTCATGCTCGAACGGCTGCCGGACGATATGAATCCGGACTTTTTTCTGTGGGTGGAGACGGGGCTTGGGAAATCACCCGCCGGCCTTGGCAAGCTCCATATTCCCAAGGCGGCGTATTTTATCGACACCCACCTGCACATGGCGCGGCACATCGAGGCGGCGAAAGATTTTGACGCCGTGTTCCTCGCCCAACGGGCGTACATTCCCGAATTTAAAAAACGGGGAATCGCAAACGTGTTCTGGCTCCCCCTTGCATGCGATCCTGATATCCATGGCATGCGCGGGATGGACAAGAAATACGACGTGGGCTTCGTCGGCTCGATGGGCGACCCAAGGCGTGTGGCGCTCCTTCAAACGCTGGCCGAAAAAGTGGACGTGCGTTACGAGCGGTTTTTCATGCGGGAAATGGCGGACTTTTTCTGCTCGTGCCGCATCGTGTTCAACAACGCCATCAAGAACGACCTGAACATGCGCGTGTTCGAGGCCATGTGCTCAGGCAGCCTGCTTTTGACCGATCACGCGGACGGGCTCACCGATTTTTTCCGCAACGGGGAACATCTTGTTATCTACAATGACGGGAACATCGCCGGCAAGGCGCTGCATTACCTTTCGCATCCGCGGGAACTTCAACAGATCGCGGAGGCCGGGCGGCGGGCGGCGCTGGCGCGGCACACATACGCCCACCGGGTGGACGAGATAGTGCGCGTGATGGAAAACCTCAATAGTTGA
- a CDS encoding glycosyltransferase: MSAEDITVSLAEAPAALEGLVNQFCSMPVDFSDVPVLPENMDPAQADLIRRAAESAMNGDYRSAWDTLATVDDTASFEPDYARGKILFAMRLYHEAARHFQRGVIRFPGYGEMWFLYGMANYQMGLFSEAFMEWYEATRVNVNHQDALYVMNLAASMIKNSHKHLNPEAEFMLPIVSGKGIDVGCGSAKTHPDAIGVDLIPPGEKGDVASQKGRISQADVTASGDHLPMFADGELDYVIARHNLEHYGDPLAALREWRRVLKPGGLIGIVLPDDDEFDTMSADATHKTAFTKNSFAQMASHIEGLRIVSAGTCMNKWSFYAILQKVAPGMAASFDYAAALGRWLGLQVAKRGQMALDAGLEDIAAAAFKKLKELNPEAALEIDPYALRPFPFEDMDEASHADASMPHIALMDNTPRARSWRRALLDLGCKPLTVPLTGDGKVDWQVEKALREGGAKTVLMDRFNPPAARALRRLGLKVAVWDGGPAGVDDRPAKESGLDDVPVFTQIKSRGTYLPASVDKIAGQPATSVEIYALSPPSGQSAYAEMMNKWRASLMSKSAGVEDKNRVFGAIRRIGKLLAALEAGSLGALEDLHKAAAAADLSGMGINTGRIVCAVAEEGAARNLQSIAESLGEGAVKCAEVTSEGGHCPPCSIALVHVPLNYADGVYPTAILAMAQGAVVVSNRTAGMKEAFREGEEILFYDDPAQARSLIGELNSDASRAKRIAGNGMKAVAERFGLKQRLRTILDSLAVKYDEQGA; this comes from the coding sequence TTGTCCGCTGAGGATATCACCGTAAGCCTGGCGGAGGCCCCGGCGGCTCTGGAAGGACTGGTAAACCAGTTCTGTTCCATGCCGGTGGACTTTTCCGACGTCCCTGTGCTGCCAGAGAATATGGACCCGGCACAGGCGGACCTTATTCGCCGCGCCGCCGAATCGGCCATGAACGGCGATTACCGGAGTGCGTGGGACACGCTGGCCACGGTGGATGACACCGCGTCATTCGAGCCGGACTACGCCCGGGGCAAGATCCTTTTCGCCATGCGCCTGTACCACGAGGCGGCCCGGCATTTCCAAAGGGGCGTAATAAGGTTCCCCGGCTACGGCGAAATGTGGTTCCTCTACGGAATGGCCAACTACCAGATGGGCCTTTTCTCCGAAGCTTTCATGGAATGGTACGAGGCCACCCGCGTCAACGTTAACCACCAGGACGCGCTTTATGTGATGAACCTGGCGGCGTCCATGATAAAAAACTCGCACAAGCATTTAAATCCCGAAGCGGAGTTCATGCTCCCCATCGTTTCCGGGAAAGGGATAGATGTGGGGTGCGGCTCGGCGAAGACCCATCCGGACGCCATCGGGGTGGACCTTATCCCTCCCGGCGAAAAAGGGGACGTGGCAAGCCAGAAGGGGCGAATATCGCAGGCGGACGTGACCGCTTCCGGAGATCACCTTCCAATGTTCGCGGATGGCGAGTTGGACTATGTGATCGCCCGGCACAACCTGGAGCATTACGGCGACCCGCTCGCCGCGCTCCGTGAATGGCGGCGCGTATTAAAGCCCGGCGGGCTTATAGGCATAGTGCTTCCCGATGACGACGAGTTTGACACCATGAGCGCGGACGCGACCCATAAGACAGCTTTCACAAAGAACTCGTTCGCGCAGATGGCGTCACATATAGAGGGGCTACGGATCGTCAGCGCCGGGACCTGCATGAACAAGTGGTCGTTTTATGCGATCCTGCAGAAAGTCGCGCCCGGAATGGCCGCATCTTTCGACTATGCCGCCGCGCTTGGCCGGTGGCTTGGGTTGCAAGTGGCGAAAAGGGGCCAGATGGCCCTGGACGCCGGGCTTGAAGACATAGCGGCGGCGGCGTTCAAAAAACTAAAGGAATTAAATCCCGAAGCGGCGCTGGAAATTGATCCATACGCCCTGCGTCCGTTTCCGTTTGAGGATATGGACGAGGCGAGCCACGCGGACGCATCCATGCCACATATTGCGCTTATGGACAACACCCCCCGCGCAAGATCGTGGAGACGGGCGCTATTGGACTTGGGCTGCAAGCCATTGACAGTCCCGTTGACCGGCGATGGAAAAGTGGACTGGCAGGTGGAAAAAGCGCTCCGCGAGGGGGGGGCAAAAACCGTTTTGATGGACCGGTTCAATCCGCCCGCGGCCAGAGCCCTGCGCAGGCTGGGCTTGAAGGTGGCGGTATGGGATGGCGGACCGGCCGGGGTTGACGATAGGCCAGCAAAGGAATCCGGACTCGATGATGTGCCGGTGTTCACCCAGATTAAAAGCCGGGGAACGTACCTTCCCGCCTCGGTGGACAAAATAGCGGGCCAGCCCGCCACTTCTGTAGAAATTTACGCTCTGTCTCCGCCTTCCGGGCAAAGCGCCTATGCGGAAATGATGAACAAATGGCGCGCCTCCCTTATGTCCAAAAGCGCCGGCGTGGAGGATAAAAACCGTGTGTTCGGCGCAATAAGGAGGATTGGAAAGCTGCTGGCCGCTTTGGAGGCGGGAAGCTTAGGCGCACTTGAGGATTTGCACAAAGCCGCCGCCGCCGCAGACCTTTCCGGCATGGGGATAAACACCGGGCGGATTGTTTGCGCCGTGGCGGAGGAGGGGGCGGCAAGAAATCTGCAATCCATCGCGGAAAGCCTTGGCGAGGGCGCAGTCAAATGCGCCGAGGTCACCTCTGAAGGGGGGCATTGTCCCCCCTGCTCCATCGCGCTTGTCCATGTCCCCTTAAATTACGCCGACGGAGTTTATCCGACCGCCATACTCGCCATGGCGCAAGGCGCCGTTGTCGTTTCAAATAGGACCGCCGGGATGAAGGAAGCTTTCCGCGAAGGTGAGGAAATTCTTTTTTATGATGATCCGGCCCAGGCGCGCTCACTCATTGGCGAATTGAATTCAGACGCCTCGCGCGCAAAGCGGATAGCGGGAAACGGGATGAAGGCCGTGGCAGAGCGGTTCGGGCTCAAACAGCGGCTGCGGACGATTCTGGACTCCCTGGCCGTCAAGTACGATGAACAGGGCGCATGA
- the glgP gene encoding alpha-glucan family phosphorylase: MRKIKEYMIHPSLPERLRPLEGLAKNLWWAWHPDAVNLWGRLDTKLWIETNHNPVKLLGLISQSRLDQLAEDDGFTTHMDRVLYDLNNYMESSFWFQKTHQARVGDIRVAYFSAEFGITESVPIYSGGLGILAGDHLKAASDIGLPIIGVGLMYQQGYFHQYLNPDGWQREEYPENDFYTMPIFPERDDKGNEIRIQVQYPGRMVTARIWRAQAGRTPLFLLDTNLPENRDADRSITYQLYGGDIRMRMEQEIMLGMGGMLALRAIGITPAVYHMNEGHSAFMALERIRHLMVDDGLSFDEAKEEVIASSVFTTHTPVPAGNDMFSRELVLEYFGDYIRTLGLDQKMFLALGRQDSNNEQEPFCMTVLAIRLSAFTNGVSELHSQVSKRMWQGIYKGLDTHDVPVRAITNGVHIRSWLSDDMWGLFDRYLGHHWVHEPANDAVWSRIADIPDAELWRTHERRRERLVGFARERLKNQLIKRGAPAGEIRFAEEVLRPDALTIGFARRFATYKRANLLFMDIVRLKSILCVKDRPVQFVIAGKAHPRDNEGKNLIKNIIHWARDEDLRNHIVFIENYDINVARYLVQGVDVWLNNPRRPMEASGTSGMKASANGALNMSVLDGWWCEGYAVDTGWAIGGGKEYADHTEQDFIESRELYDLLEKEMVPLYYDRGKDDMPRGWIKMMKSSMSKLNTVFNTNRMVRNYTTYFYLPCATRSQTLKKDERKRLKDLAKWKKTLGEKWGGVAVDEVRMEGGADFRVGQMLEVNAFIKLGGLTPESLRAELYFGMLDSTSGLSQGKPAPMTFSTMDGDRAIFKGAIPLTESGRHGFSIRVTPNHPDLFDRVEPGYVIWG, encoded by the coding sequence ATGCGTAAAATAAAAGAATACATGATCCACCCGTCCCTGCCGGAGCGGCTGCGGCCGCTGGAGGGACTGGCAAAAAACCTGTGGTGGGCGTGGCACCCGGACGCGGTGAACCTTTGGGGCAGGCTGGACACCAAGCTTTGGATAGAGACCAACCATAATCCCGTGAAGCTCCTTGGGCTTATCAGCCAGTCGCGCCTGGACCAACTGGCGGAGGACGACGGGTTCACCACCCATATGGACCGGGTGCTTTACGATCTGAACAACTATATGGAGTCCTCCTTCTGGTTCCAGAAGACCCATCAGGCCCGTGTGGGCGATATCCGCGTGGCGTATTTCTCCGCGGAGTTCGGGATAACCGAATCGGTGCCGATATACTCCGGCGGCCTTGGCATCCTGGCCGGTGACCATCTTAAGGCCGCGTCGGACATAGGCCTGCCGATAATCGGGGTGGGCCTTATGTATCAGCAGGGATATTTCCACCAGTACCTCAACCCGGACGGGTGGCAGCGGGAGGAATATCCGGAGAACGACTTTTACACCATGCCCATCTTCCCCGAACGGGACGACAAGGGAAACGAGATCAGGATACAGGTGCAATACCCCGGCAGGATGGTGACCGCCCGCATATGGCGCGCCCAGGCCGGCCGCACTCCCCTGTTCCTGCTGGACACCAACCTTCCGGAAAACCGCGATGCGGACCGCTCCATCACATACCAGCTTTACGGCGGCGACATCAGGATGCGCATGGAGCAGGAGATAATGCTCGGCATGGGCGGGATGCTGGCGCTGCGGGCAATCGGCATCACCCCGGCGGTGTATCACATGAACGAGGGGCACTCCGCCTTCATGGCGCTGGAACGCATCCGCCACCTGATGGTTGACGACGGGCTTTCCTTCGACGAGGCGAAGGAGGAAGTGATAGCCTCCTCCGTGTTCACCACGCACACCCCCGTCCCCGCCGGCAACGACATGTTCAGCCGGGAGCTTGTGCTCGAATATTTCGGCGATTACATCCGCACCCTGGGGCTGGACCAGAAAATGTTCCTGGCTCTTGGCCGGCAGGACAGCAACAACGAGCAGGAGCCGTTTTGCATGACGGTGCTGGCGATAAGGCTTTCGGCGTTCACCAACGGCGTTTCGGAACTGCACAGCCAGGTGTCCAAGCGCATGTGGCAGGGAATTTACAAGGGGCTGGACACCCATGACGTGCCTGTGCGGGCCATCACAAACGGCGTTCACATACGTTCGTGGCTTTCCGACGACATGTGGGGGCTTTTCGACAGGTACCTGGGGCACCACTGGGTGCACGAGCCGGCCAACGACGCGGTGTGGAGCAGGATTGCGGACATTCCGGACGCGGAACTCTGGCGCACGCACGAGCGCAGGCGGGAGCGGCTTGTGGGATTCGCCCGTGAACGGCTGAAAAACCAGCTCATCAAGCGCGGAGCCCCGGCGGGCGAGATACGGTTCGCCGAGGAGGTCTTGCGCCCGGACGCTCTTACCATCGGTTTTGCCCGCCGGTTCGCAACGTACAAAAGGGCGAACCTGCTTTTCATGGACATAGTACGGCTCAAGAGCATCCTTTGCGTGAAGGACAGGCCTGTCCAGTTCGTGATCGCCGGGAAGGCCCATCCGCGCGACAACGAAGGAAAGAACCTGATCAAGAACATCATCCACTGGGCGCGGGACGAAGATCTGCGCAACCATATCGTGTTCATAGAGAACTACGACATAAACGTGGCCCGCTACCTTGTGCAGGGGGTGGACGTGTGGCTGAACAATCCGCGCAGGCCCATGGAGGCCTCCGGCACCTCGGGCATGAAAGCGTCCGCCAACGGCGCGCTGAACATGTCTGTGCTGGACGGCTGGTGGTGCGAAGGATACGCGGTGGACACCGGATGGGCCATCGGCGGCGGCAAGGAATACGCCGACCACACGGAGCAGGACTTCATCGAATCGCGCGAGCTTTACGACCTTCTGGAGAAGGAAATGGTCCCCCTGTACTACGACCGGGGGAAGGACGACATGCCGCGCGGATGGATAAAGATGATGAAATCGTCCATGTCCAAACTGAACACCGTGTTCAACACCAACAGGATGGTTCGCAATTACACCACCTATTTCTATCTGCCGTGCGCCACCCGGTCGCAGACCCTTAAAAAGGACGAGCGCAAACGCCTAAAGGACCTTGCCAAGTGGAAGAAAACGCTGGGGGAAAAATGGGGCGGGGTGGCCGTGGACGAGGTGCGGATGGAAGGGGGAGCGGATTTCCGCGTGGGGCAGATGCTGGAGGTGAACGCATTTATAAAGCTGGGCGGGCTGACCCCGGAAAGCCTGCGGGCCGAGCTGTATTTCGGCATGCTGGACTCCACCAGCGGGCTTTCACAGGGAAAACCCGCGCCGATGACCTTTTCAACAATGGACGGCGACAGGGCCATATTCAAGGGGGCTATACCGCTCACGGAAAGCGGCCGGCACGGCTTTTCCATAAGGGTCACGCCAAACCATCCGGACCTTTTCGACAGGGTGGAGCCCGGCTACGTGATCTGGGGCTAA